The Microcoleus sp. FACHB-831 DNA segment AATGTTTATAAAAATAGGGTTTCGTTTTTGAATTTAAATTAGATTGAGTTAGTTTTTTTATATCTTAGCTAACCGCGTTGATTTATGCTTTTTAAATCAAATAGCAATTTTTAAATAATTTTTATCTATTTGGCTAAAAAGTAATTTTTTGGTACTAAAAGGAGATGATGATATGAAAATACGGCAAATAGCATTCAAGCTGCACCGCTATGTCGGGATGATGGTAGGAATTATACTATCGATTGTCGGCTTAACTGGCAGCTTTTTAGTATTCTGGCACGAGATCGAACACTTACAAAATTTACCGCTGATGGAGGTTGTTCCTCAAGGCGATCGCGTCTCTATAGATTCAATTTTAGAACCAGTCAAAAAAGCATATCCCACTCTAAAACTGAGTGCTATCGATTTGCCCCGCAAGCCAGAAGAAACTTACAAAGTAGCGATGGTCTCACAAGATGATAAGTGGAGCGACGTTTACGTTCACCCCTATACGGGAGCGATTCTAGGAAAGCTTCAGTGGGGACAAACTCTGATCACGTTCCTCTATGACATTCATATCACTCTCCTTGCTGGCGAAATCGGCGAAATGGTTGTGGGATTTTGCGGCATATTGCTGTTAATACTAGGCGTGACTGGACTAATACTATGGCCCGGTTGGAAAAAACTGACTCCTGGCTTTAAAATCCGGTGGAATTCCCCCGCGAGGTTGCTTAACTACGATATCCACAAAGTAGGGGGTATCTTGTCTGCTGTGTTTCTAGTCGCGATCGCTTTTTCAGGCGCAGCAATAATGTTTCACGAGCAGTTTGAACCTGCTGTTTACTGGCTTACAGGTACGCCAAAGCCTGCCGAAGTCAAATCGACCATCGTTGCGAATTTGCCGCCCTCTTCACTAGAAACAGTTCTACAAAAAGTTGATGCTGCATTACCAGGAGGCGAAATTACGTTCATTGTCCTTCCTAAAAAACCAGATGGAGTATTCAGAGTAACTAAGAAATTAGCCGGGGAAATCCACCCTTCAGGTCGCACCCGTATTTATCTTGACCAGTACAGCGCTAAAGTTTTGCGGGTGGACAATGCACTCGTTGCGCCCCTAGCTACCAAAATTATGAATGTACTTTTACCGTTACACAACGGTGCTTATGGTGGGCTGGTAATGCGTATTATCTATGTGTTTGTTGGCCTTGCACCAATGGTTTTATTTATTACTGGCTTTGTGTTGTGGCGTCAGCGCCAGTGGGCGATCGCTCGTCGTCAAGAAGCCATCCGTCAAAGCCAAGGTTTACCAGCGCCAGATAGGGAGATACTTGTAACTACTGCATGGCCTTGGATCTGATTTTAAGACTTGGGGTGGAAGGTTTTTACACCCTGAGTTTCTACTATTTTTTTATAAAGCTTTATTTACTAACAGTTGTTTATAACAAATAATCGCTTATTAGTATTAAAAAAGCTACACTATTTATATTTAAATTAATAAAAAATAAGCTTTTTTATGTTGTTGGTTATTCATACAATGAACAATGAACAACCAACAACGAACTAAACCATGCTTAGGGACATAAGTTCATCAGCCATATCGAAGTTAGCCGTAGCGTTTTGCACGTCATCGATCTCTTCTAAAGCATCCATCAACTTGAGGAGCGATCGCGCCTGCATTGGATCGCCTACTTCTACCGTATTATTGGGAAGCCAGCGCAATTCGGCATTGCTGACCGAGTAGCCGTTGTCTTTTAAAACCCCGGCGAGTGCTTCCAAGTTTGCGACATCTGTAAATACTTCGCCTACTAACTCATCATCATCTTCGCTTAATTCATAGAACTCGGCACCACCAACAAGTGCAGCTTCTAACAACTCTTCTTCATCAATTTCACCGCGCACAGTACAAACGCCTTTTTGCCCAAACATCCAGCTAACGCAGCCAGTTTCACCCAAATTACCGCCATTTTTCCTGAAAGCTTCTCGCAGATCTGCCGCAGTGCGATTGCGATTATCTGTGAGTGCTTCAATAAGAATGGCGACGCCTCCTGGCCCGTAACCTTCATAACGAATTGATTCTAAGGCGGCGTTATCGGCTCCTAGTTTACCGGAACCTTTGGCGATCGCTCGTTCGATATTGTCATTGGGAATCCCTGCTGCTTTGGCTTTCTCAATTGCCGTGCGTAATTGGAAATTGCCATTAGGATCTGGGACGCCGCTGCGGGCTGCTACAATAATTTCCCTCGAAATTTTCGTGAACGTTTTGCCCTTTACAGCATCAACTCTTGCCTTCTGGCGTTTGATATTCGCCCACTTACTGTGTCCTGCCATACAAATTAAAAATTCAAAAGTTTCCCTTAAAAATGAACATCATTTTAATTTTTAATTGTTAATTTTTAATTGTCAAACATTTCTCTGTCCTTAGCAATTGTTCAAACTCTATAGCTGGTAACGGACGGCTGAACAAGAAGCCTTGCATGATATCGCATCCGTGCTGATAGAGGAAAGCCAATTCATCTTCTGTTTCCACTCCTTCAGCAATTACCTCAAGATTCAGATCGTGAGCCATTTGAATTATTGCAGTTGTAATCGCGCTGTTTGTAGCATCATTAGCTATATTGCGGACAAAGCAACGATCTATTTTTAAGGTAGTAAATGGGAATTGTTTTAGATAACTTAAAGAACAATATCCTGTTCCAAAATCATCAATAGCGATTTTAATACCCTTGGCTTGCAATTGACCCAAAGTAGCGATCGCAGAGGGTACATCTTGCATCAAGATGCTTTCTGTCAGCTCCAATTCTATTGCCTGGGGTTCAAGGCCAGTTGCTGCGAGTACCTCAACAATTTTTTCGCTCAAACCTGGCTGACTAAATTGACGACATGACAGATTAATCGACACCCGCAACCAAGGAAAACCAGAGCGATGCCACAATTTAGTTTGCTTTGCTGCTGTTTTCAATACCCACTCGCCGATAGGAATAATTAGCCCATTTGCCTCTGCTAACGGAATAAAAGATCCAGGAGAAATCATCCCTAGTTCTGGATGTTTCCAGCGCACTAAAGCTTCAGCTCCAACAATTTGCCTTGTCTGGAGATTGACTAGCGGCTGATAATAAACTTCAAATTCGTTGCGAGATAACGACTTATATAGAGCGCTTTCTAGTGCCCGATCGTCTTTAGAACCAACCTGCATTTGGCTGGTGTAATATTGATAGCTATTTCCACGTCTATTTTTTCCGTGTGACATTGCCGTTTCAGCCAACTGGATCAGAGTATCGATGTCGCGAGCATCTTTGGGATAAAAAGCAATTCCGATACTGCTGGTAATGAAGACTTGCTGACCGTTAAGGAGAAAAGATTGAGAGAGGGCATCAAGGAGAGCTTCAGCAATATGGGCAGCTTCTCGTTGATGATGAATAGGTGATAGTATGAGCGCAAATTGATCGGCATTCAACCGAGCGACTGTATCTTCAGGACTGACAACTCCTGATAACAGACGGGCGACTTCTTTGAGTAAACTATCACCGCAGGAGGGGCCGAGAGTATCATTGATGCTGCTGAATCGGTTTAAATCGAGGAAAAAAATCGGTACTATTTGCGAGCTTTCTGTAGTTTTAGACAGAAATTGATTCAGCCGTTCTCGTAATATTAAACGATTGGGCAACCCGGTCAAGCTGTCGTAATGTATTAAGCGATTTAGCCTTGAATTTGCTTGTTTGAGCGTGCTGTTATAACGCTCTTCCATTGCTTGCTGTTTTTTAAAGCGGGTGGCGATCGCTCCTAGCAGTTCGGCTCTGGTAAAGGGTTTTGTGAGGTAATCATCCGCTCCCATTTGCATCCCCTTACGGAGGTCGTTTTTGTCGGCTCTAGCGGTAATAAAAATAAAAGGAATCGTTGCCGTGAGAGGGTCAGAACGCAGCGCACTCAGCACCGCGTAACCGTCAAGTTCAGGCATCATCACGTCGCACAGAATCAAATCGGGGATCTCCTCTCTCACTAGCTGCAACCCGATGACACCATTTTCAGCGGCTCTCGCATCAAAGTCTTCTGCATCCAGCAGTTCCATGAGGTTATACCGGATGAATTCTTCGTCTTCAATTACCAAGATCTTTTTCATGGACAATTTTAATTTGGAGTTGTAAGGAAGGGGGCGATCGCGCTTTGTATAGTAATTCTTAATTAGCCTAACTAAATATTTATTTTCTACATATGGCTTGTTGCGAACATAACAAAGCTAATAGCTAATTGGCAGGGTAACGGTAAAAGTAGTACCTACTCCGATTTTACTTTCTAAAGTAATCTCGCCCCCGTGCAGTTGCACGCACTTCTTGACAATTGCTAATCCTAAACCAGCCCCAGGGATATTGCCGACATTGCCAGCCCGATAAAAGGACTCAAAGACGCGGGGTTGGTCTTCTGGGGGAATGCCAATGCCCTCGTCGCGAACCTCAAAGACGGCATACTCATTAAGACACCTGAGACTAAACTCTACAGTGCTGCCCTTGGGGGAATACATTATGGCATTTGCCAGTAAATTACTTAAAATCTGCTGTAGCAGATTTTTATCTAGGTGGCACGAGGAGGGCTGTTGATATATTGTCAAGTTAATGCTGTGCAGAGCGTTATCGCTCAATTGCACTTCTTCTACGATATCGCGACATAACTTTGTTAAATCTAGTGGCGAAGGGTGAAATTTCAAAGTCTCAGCTTCTGATGCACCGATAATCAACACATTGTTCAACAACTGCGTCATATGCTTCACCGACTTTTGAATGCGGTGTAGGTGAGTTAGTTGTTTCTCCTCCGCCCATTTGTGACGGTAGTGTTCCAGCAATTCAGCCGAAGACAGGATGGTGCTGAGGGGAGTGCGAAACTCATGGCTGGTTGTGGTAATAAATTGAGATTTCAGTTCGCCAAGTTCTTTTTCTTTAGCCAAAGCTAGCCTGATATCTTCTTCCAATTGCTTGCGTTCGGTGATATCTGCCCAGTAACCAACAATTTCCAGCAAATTGCCAGCCTTGTCCCGCACTAGCTTTGCTTCGTCGTGCATCCAGCGGTAGGTTCCGTCTTTGTGCAAGAAGCGATATTCGTGGGTGTGATGCTCCTCGTCAAATAACTTTGCCAACCCAGTCATGACCTCATCTATCTCTTCTGGGTGTACGCGATCGCGCCAGAAGTTGGGTTCCTCTAAAAATTCTCGCGCTTCATAACCAAATACGCTGCGGACGTTCTCGCTTATAAACGTAGTACCGTAATCCTCAGAGGCCTTGCAGCTATAGATTACTGCTGGGCTAGAAGATAGTAAATATTGCAGCCGCTGTTGTGTCATCAGCAGCGCCACTTCTGCAAGTTTCCGACTGGTAATGTCGCGATGCATCCACAAATGCCCGCAGTAATTTTCTTCGACAAAAATCGGCACGTAATCTCGTTCTAAGATCCTTCCGTTAGTCAGCAAGATTTCTTCATTAGTAATCACTTGTCTGCGAGCAATGATTTCTTCCATACGCTGTACAAATTTTTCGGGTGAAACAAACAAGTATTTGTGTTCCAGAGTGGATTGAGAACAATCGAGTCCTATCAGAGCATTAGGAGGCGCCTTAACGCCGAACATTGTGCAAAATGCTTGATTCACCAAAATAATCTGCCTTGATTCATCTTCAACAAGAATGCCCGCCTGTAAATTTGTAATCAGCGCTGTCAGGCGCGATGTAGTGGCGCGAAGTTCTGCTTCCGTTCGTTTGCGTTCGTTAATTTCGTTCTTAAGTTGCTCGTTCGCTTGCCATACTTCAGCGGTACGCACCTCTACTCTCATTTCTAACTCTTCATATGCCAGCTGTAACTCTATTTGAGCCTCCACCTGCTGAGTGATATCTTGAGCAAGGGATGCCACACCTATTACCATCCCCTCAGTATTTCTCAATGGGGTGTTGTACCAATCGCAAATGATGGTTTCGCCCAGCTTTGTGATATTCTCGTTGGTGCTGCGAGTGCCGCCTGTTTTAGTCAGTAATTGATTCCAGATTTGGCCTACGCGATCGCGGGCACTTTGGGGGATTATCAGGCTGTAAGCATGACGACCTTTGGCTTCGCTCTCACTGTAACCAAAGATGTTCTGTGCAGCCAGATTCCATTTTGTAACTTCAAAGTTGAGATTCCATTCAATTACGGCGAGTGGGGTTTGCTCGACGTGGAGCGATAGTTTCTGTTCGGATTCTTGTAGAGATGCGATCGCTTTTAGTTTTTCTTCTTCACTAGCTTTGCGCTCGCTTATGTCTATACCTGAGCCAACGTATCCGACAAAGTTACCGCTTGATGTAAAGCGCGGAATGCCTTTATCTAAAATCCAACAATACTCGCCATCAGCTCGTCTCATGCGGTATTCTATCGTAAACTTCTGACGAGCATTAGAGGCAGATAGATAAGTATTTAAACAGCGATGTCTATCTTCGGGATGGATGCTTTCTCCCCAGTTCGCGCCCAGTTCTTCTAGAGTTTTTCCAGTAAAATCTAAGTAGGGTTTATTAACAAAAATACACCGCCCGTTGCGATCCGTCATCCAGATCAGCACTGCTGCGTTATCGGCCATGATGCGAAAGCGTTCTTCGCTTTCTTGCCTCGCCTCTTCCGCTCGCTGGCGCTGTGTAATATCAATAGCAAGACCAATCATGCCGATGATTTGGCCGTTTTCGTTTCTTAGTGACGTTGCTCGATTGTCATACACAAAGTCTCCTAATTTTCCAATCCACTCATTCTTTTTTCCAGCGAGTACAAGGACGAGCTTTTCCAAGATGTCGGTATTGTTGCGGTAGATATCAAATACTGACTGCCCAACCACCTCCCCAGGCGCAAGTCCCAAACTCTCCAGTCCTTTTCCTTCTGAAAGGGTAAACACGCCTTCGCTATTTATGGAATACAGGATGATAGGCGCATTAGTAATGACGCTACGCACAACCGATTCGCTGCTTTGCAGTGCTTCTGTAGTCTGCGATGATGGGGTAATGTCGGTGGCAAAAATGATATTATTTGCGATTCCATCTGTCGATAAAATACGCTCTGTGGTTGTTTCGAGCGATCGCGCCTCAGTATTTGGCATACTGATGGATTGTTGGTAAATACTTTTTTGCAGTAATTCCTGTTGTGCTATTTCTGACGTGGGTTGTAGCGCTTTGGTTATACTTTCGTGGGTGACAATACCTACCAGCCTATCTGTATCGTCTAAAACTGGTAGGTGACTCAGGTTGTGCTGATTTAAAATTGACAAAGCTGCGGAAATATCGATGGTCTCAGCTATTTTTAGAACGCGAACAGGCTGGCTCATCACTTCTTCAATTTTGACATTAGCCAAGTTCATGCCTGACGCCACCAAACGCACCACATCCCCTTCTTCTAATAACCCAACTATTTGCGTCTCTTGCATAACTAAAACGCATCTAGCCCGTGCCGCATTTTGTATGGACACGTTTGAAATTTGCCGATCGTGCTGACTCATCTGCGCGATCGCATTTAATAAGGGCGTGTCAGGAGCAACTGTTAGAGGATGACGATCGATAGCTGGCTCTAAGGCAGAAATGCAGAAAATCTGAGTGTTATTTTGCATAGTAACTGACTGGCGATCGCATCCAGGTTCACTGGCGATCGCATACACCTTAATTAATTATTCAACTGATGAATTTTATTTATTTACTCCCGCTAGATATTACCCCCTAAATAAAATAGCTTCAAAAAGACCATCAATCGCCCATCCAGGCAGTGCAAACATCATATAAAACGCCTTACTGTAGTTCCACTAGCTTCTATATTTTTCTTTAAACGTATTCAATTTTAGCGCTTATGTAAATAAGTGTCTGTTAAATTAGTTTATTACTACCGTTAAAAGATTATTCAAGCAACACAAAACAATAAATATTCCTGGCTGCGCCCAAGCAGTTTTAGCCAAGGGCAAAATAATTGACATATACTTATTACCGCAAGTTAATCTATACAATGCTTACACCTCTATTTCAAAAGCACAACTTACCCAAAGATGCTACCGCTTCAGATTAGTTCTAAAAATATAATCAAAAATTAATTTTTTTATACTTTGTGTATGCGCTGTATTTGGCGATTTGTTACTTTTAAAATTAGTAAACTTTACTCCAATCATTTTAATTTATATTGTTATAAATTTTTGACTAAATAAGATTTTATAGCATGAATTCACTAGCAATAATCGTTCCAATTCCAGCGTTATAGCCAATCTACTCTACATTTTTTGTATAACCTATCTCTAGGGCGCACACTTTTAACAGTTAGCACTGAATTATTTACCCCTTTATAGCCAAGTGGGATATATAAGACTTATAAAACAACTGTAAAGTTCCTATTAGAACCATAGCCTTAATATAATATATCGCTGGCTTGAACATCGGTAGCCTAATGTAAACTAATTTAGTCAGGCTAGACTAATTTTGATTGACCTCCATATACTAAACCTTGATTACTTGGTATTTCATTTTAAGTTTATGTTTAGCAGCTTCAAAATTATTGAATATTTCTTTTAGCAATTTGTTCTAATTTCTCATTTCTTACCAATTATTCTACTTGACTTCTGTACCTTATGTAATTTAAAGTTATAATGGGAACTAACAAGGTATAAGTCTATAAACTAAAGCTATAGTCGCTTGTGAGCTAAAATCCAGTTTAAAATTATGGCTAAGTTGGCTATTCTGTCTACATTATACTTTAATTAAAAACTTTGTTAAAACAAAAGTAATTTACAAAATTAAATAATTTTCGCTTAAAATGCGATCGCGCATATTTGGTTCTAGCGAATATCTTAAGGCTGGTTATGTTGAATAAAATCAGCGGGATTTATTCCGTTTAAAGGATAGTCTGCGCGTCATCTCCGCCTTCAGCTTAAGCGGTTGTCCGCCTAAGTTAGCGTAGGCAATGATAACTTCACTAGCAACCGGAGGATGGCGATCGCAGGAAGTAAATCTGCTGCTAATCGCCGGATAAATTAGTAAAACTTAGGAATTGGTTATAGAAATTGATATTTTTGATAAAATATTAGCGAGCGCTCGTTTTAAAAGGTTTGCTCTCCATATCCAATATATTTGCTGGAATCTACCGAATAATCTTAAATAATACAATCGGCAAAATTGCTATATTAGATAATATATCAGAAGTAGAAAGCCCAGCTCCACTCGGTTATATAGTTGATGCGATAAAAGATTTTATTCCAGATAGGGTAAAATATGTAATAGGCAACGCATGGAGAATATTAAAGTTTAGAACTCATGAACCTTTGTAAAGGCATTTAGCATCAGGCAATATTAGTCTGAACAGCAATTCAAAGAAATTTACAGTCATTTCTTTCCTGATTGTTTATTTACCAAGATGGTTTGTTTTATGGGGGTAACGTGGCAATATCGTCAACCCCGACAATACGAGGAAGCCGTTCGCAGTAGGTTCTGTGCAAAGTCGCGATGGGTAATTCACCCGTTGACAGCTAGCGCCACTACCCGAAGATAGAAGTGGGAACTTTTGGCGCCCGCGTTCATCAAACAGTGTAAAGAGAAAAATATACTCGGCTCAATGAAAACTGGACTTAATGTTAAAAGAGCTGTGGGCGCGATCGCCACAGCAGGACTTGTTACCTTCACCGCTATCAGCAGTGCGATCGCGCAGACAGGTTTTGGTCAAAAAGAAGTTGACCAAGAGAAATATATCGCTATGGCAGCGCCCTTTGGTGCTGGTAATTACCAACTGATCGTCCTCGAACAAGTATCAAACAAA contains these protein-coding regions:
- a CDS encoding PepSY domain-containing protein codes for the protein MKIRQIAFKLHRYVGMMVGIILSIVGLTGSFLVFWHEIEHLQNLPLMEVVPQGDRVSIDSILEPVKKAYPTLKLSAIDLPRKPEETYKVAMVSQDDKWSDVYVHPYTGAILGKLQWGQTLITFLYDIHITLLAGEIGEMVVGFCGILLLILGVTGLILWPGWKKLTPGFKIRWNSPARLLNYDIHKVGGILSAVFLVAIAFSGAAIMFHEQFEPAVYWLTGTPKPAEVKSTIVANLPPSSLETVLQKVDAALPGGEITFIVLPKKPDGVFRVTKKLAGEIHPSGRTRIYLDQYSAKVLRVDNALVAPLATKIMNVLLPLHNGAYGGLVMRIIYVFVGLAPMVLFITGFVLWRQRQWAIARRQEAIRQSQGLPAPDREILVTTAWPWI
- a CDS encoding YebC/PmpR family DNA-binding transcriptional regulator translates to MAGHSKWANIKRQKARVDAVKGKTFTKISREIIVAARSGVPDPNGNFQLRTAIEKAKAAGIPNDNIERAIAKGSGKLGADNAALESIRYEGYGPGGVAILIEALTDNRNRTAADLREAFRKNGGNLGETGCVSWMFGQKGVCTVRGEIDEEELLEAALVGGAEFYELSEDDDELVGEVFTDVANLEALAGVLKDNGYSVSNAELRWLPNNTVEVGDPMQARSLLKLMDALEEIDDVQNATANFDMADELMSLSMV
- a CDS encoding bifunctional diguanylate cyclase/phosphodiesterase, with amino-acid sequence MKKILVIEDEEFIRYNLMELLDAEDFDARAAENGVIGLQLVREEIPDLILCDVMMPELDGYAVLSALRSDPLTATIPFIFITARADKNDLRKGMQMGADDYLTKPFTRAELLGAIATRFKKQQAMEERYNSTLKQANSRLNRLIHYDSLTGLPNRLILRERLNQFLSKTTESSQIVPIFFLDLNRFSSINDTLGPSCGDSLLKEVARLLSGVVSPEDTVARLNADQFALILSPIHHQREAAHIAEALLDALSQSFLLNGQQVFITSSIGIAFYPKDARDIDTLIQLAETAMSHGKNRRGNSYQYYTSQMQVGSKDDRALESALYKSLSRNEFEVYYQPLVNLQTRQIVGAEALVRWKHPELGMISPGSFIPLAEANGLIIPIGEWVLKTAAKQTKLWHRSGFPWLRVSINLSCRQFSQPGLSEKIVEVLAATGLEPQAIELELTESILMQDVPSAIATLGQLQAKGIKIAIDDFGTGYCSLSYLKQFPFTTLKIDRCFVRNIANDATNSAITTAIIQMAHDLNLEVIAEGVETEDELAFLYQHGCDIMQGFLFSRPLPAIEFEQLLRTEKCLTIKN
- a CDS encoding PAS domain S-box protein; the encoded protein is MYAIASEPGCDRQSVTMQNNTQIFCISALEPAIDRHPLTVAPDTPLLNAIAQMSQHDRQISNVSIQNAARARCVLVMQETQIVGLLEEGDVVRLVASGMNLANVKIEEVMSQPVRVLKIAETIDISAALSILNQHNLSHLPVLDDTDRLVGIVTHESITKALQPTSEIAQQELLQKSIYQQSISMPNTEARSLETTTERILSTDGIANNIIFATDITPSSQTTEALQSSESVVRSVITNAPIILYSINSEGVFTLSEGKGLESLGLAPGEVVGQSVFDIYRNNTDILEKLVLVLAGKKNEWIGKLGDFVYDNRATSLRNENGQIIGMIGLAIDITQRQRAEEARQESEERFRIMADNAAVLIWMTDRNGRCIFVNKPYLDFTGKTLEELGANWGESIHPEDRHRCLNTYLSASNARQKFTIEYRMRRADGEYCWILDKGIPRFTSSGNFVGYVGSGIDISERKASEEEKLKAIASLQESEQKLSLHVEQTPLAVIEWNLNFEVTKWNLAAQNIFGYSESEAKGRHAYSLIIPQSARDRVGQIWNQLLTKTGGTRSTNENITKLGETIICDWYNTPLRNTEGMVIGVASLAQDITQQVEAQIELQLAYEELEMRVEVRTAEVWQANEQLKNEINERKRTEAELRATTSRLTALITNLQAGILVEDESRQIILVNQAFCTMFGVKAPPNALIGLDCSQSTLEHKYLFVSPEKFVQRMEEIIARRQVITNEEILLTNGRILERDYVPIFVEENYCGHLWMHRDITSRKLAEVALLMTQQRLQYLLSSSPAVIYSCKASEDYGTTFISENVRSVFGYEAREFLEEPNFWRDRVHPEEIDEVMTGLAKLFDEEHHTHEYRFLHKDGTYRWMHDEAKLVRDKAGNLLEIVGYWADITERKQLEEDIRLALAKEKELGELKSQFITTTSHEFRTPLSTILSSAELLEHYRHKWAEEKQLTHLHRIQKSVKHMTQLLNNVLIIGASEAETLKFHPSPLDLTKLCRDIVEEVQLSDNALHSINLTIYQQPSSCHLDKNLLQQILSNLLANAIMYSPKGSTVEFSLRCLNEYAVFEVRDEGIGIPPEDQPRVFESFYRAGNVGNIPGAGLGLAIVKKCVQLHGGEITLESKIGVGTTFTVTLPISY